One region of Manis pentadactyla isolate mManPen7 chromosome 9, mManPen7.hap1, whole genome shotgun sequence genomic DNA includes:
- the LOC118909723 gene encoding olfactory receptor 5AN1-like has product MIRTGNITEITHFILLGFSDFPRIKAVLFVVFLVIYVTTLTCNLSLIILIRMDSHLHTPMYFFLSNLSFLDICYVTSTAPKMLSAFFQEQHTITVVGCAVQYFFFATMGLSDSCVMTAMAYDRYIAICNPLLYSSIMSPTLCVRMVLGSYMAGIFGSVSQLCAILQLHFCGPNVIRHFFCDMPQLLVLSCTDTFSAKLLLAIVTMIFGIINALVVMISYCYIVISIMKITTAKGRSKAFNTCASHLTAVSLFYTSGSFVYLTSSSGGSSNFDRFASVFYTVMIPMLNPLIYSLRNKEIKDALKRLQKKGGYY; this is encoded by the coding sequence ATGATTAGGACAGGAAATATTACAGAGATCACCCACTTCATTCTCTTGGGGTTTTCAGATTTTCCAAGAATCAAAGCAGTGCTCTTTGTTGTGTTCCTGGTGATCTATGTTACAACTCTGACTTGTAACCTGAGCCTCATCATCTTAATAAGGATGGATTCCCAcctccacacacccatgtacttcttcctcagtaaTCTGTCCTTCCTAGACATCTGCTATGTGACCTCCACAGCCCCCAAGATGCTCTCCGCCTTCTTCCAAGAACAACATACTATCACCGTAGTGGGTTGTGCTGTTCAGTACTTCTTCTTTGCAACCATGGGACTCAGTGACTCTTGTGTTATGACAGCCATGGCTTATGACCGCTATATTGCCATTTGTAATCCACTTCTCTACTCATCAATCATGTCACCCACCCTCTGTGTTCGGATGGTGCTGGGATCCTATATGGCTGGAATCTTTGGTTCCGTATCCCAACTGTGTGCCATTCTTCAACTCCACTTCTGTGGGCCTAATGTCATCCGCCACTTCTTCTGTGACATGCCCCAGCTGTTAGTCCTGTCCTGCACTGACACTTTCTCTGCCAAACTCCTACTTGCTATAGTAACAATGATCTTTGGGATAATAAATGCCCTTGTTGTCATGATATCCTATTGCTATATTGTCATCTCCATCATGAAGATCACTACAGCTAAAGGCAGGTCCAAGGCTTTCAACACCTGTGCTTCTCACCTGACAGCAGTTTCCCTCTTCTATACCTCAGGTAGCTTTGTCTATTTGACTTCCAGCTCTGGTGGTTCTTCCAACTTTGACAGATTCGCATCAGTCTTCTACACAGTGATGATTCCCATGTTGAATCCCTTGATTTACAGTCTGAGGAACAAGGAAATCAAAGATGCCTTGAAGAGGTTGCAAAAGAAGGGAGGGTATTACTAA